From a region of the Helicoverpa armigera isolate CAAS_96S chromosome 14, ASM3070526v1, whole genome shotgun sequence genome:
- the LOC110381684 gene encoding cadherin-99C isoform X1, with amino-acid sequence MLLFLLPAYLIESERTLLSEMARWSALQHGRPTAWLVFFSLLQVARATPGPCEVETGQSSIIVDIEESRGDQVNQSTVPAELPIVGDPDVDVILSTVFPKGPTLFQLDGKRLQLLQPLDRDADNLSHMVFQLVCQVKATKKRRTIPVIVRVSDINDNAPVFQGTPYEANVSELIPIGTTIFSGIKATDLDAGVNGLAEYFIIPGDNETLEEENAVDGYGSFAIPLPHQGQVTVNRSLDYERTQKYLVTILASDRARDTKRRLSSTTTMTINVLDDDDQDPSFIYKGCTLHEGACFNPEYTSFVDSSVLAGILTIKPEKIQAVDMDTLDARIRYSIESGEPDSWEKYFAIDANTGAVRQLVPVDTSIAKKFQLVIKAEEVTEARRFTTAKLTITVRPVDASPPVIEASSNEGMVEENSPKGTKVLDEHGDPIRLTVSDPDLGPGDPIPKYKFELTANFFDIDKDGYLIVNDDKLDRDPPNPGKLRFQVVARESNGVAASDPYSLAVQLLDQNDNAPVIPKTQPIIVPASLEPTAVHTVEAIDIDEGENARITYSIYHVSNNGGNKFTIHPNTGVISSTGRLQAGEQYSVTVRATDAQGLSSQGIVELSVAPGPNTRPPQFSSRDYYAPVSEGAAINSTVTTVTAKDPENEPVTYSIASGNDLRQFAIGSNTGIITVIRSLDREVLTRYQLMVRAEDPGRLSSTATVNIKVTDINDNNPKFDEDSYMFHVKEGAANEFVGYVHATDIDDGINAVVSYSIPTHLPFSIDNGTGMITTNTMLDYETTREYAFVVTATDGAIDKRLGTASVTVQVVDVPDEAPVFAIAVYSVHVPENAPNYPVIKVEAEDPDTVPEITYTIVMGDTELFSIDRKTGMIRTLKPLDREMNARHQIIVGTEENSSGGQGSNTTVEVFVDDKNDNAPIFTSVVRPVTIEDSSSIGTLVQTVVAMDNDATPPNNRVRYRLAGRGKASIYFHVEPDTGAVRVRDDLRKETDSEYTVDVQAYDQGEPMMSSVSSLTVYVSHSATVPPDVGLGFADTLYTEHVAENSPNGTLIRILPLLNKREHSPDTPLKCRLTESSQKGVFYVKLTEERDCAIYLNTSSLDYETLSEYSLEVQLESIQGLINPESSKATIKVHVTDANDNAPMFVFSEQSSLAAAKGKYYAIVTKDMLLGTNVLQVKAKDRDSGDFGKVEYHKNSWTRAAEEYFSLDTDTGVITNTKTFENVPKDALPFKFSVTARDNPNSAQDYNISRASVVINLLQKENQLVVEVADLNADTMRRRSRSLLTAIEEKTGLYAGLEKLTSRHYLGENGTLESDAKGTDVWLYLLDPATGEILSRESQPVKKAIESGVHKAVAARLQTAVGSIRAPLAAAEQARRPHVAAAPLATALPAALIALAAVVLVAAIAATIYICASWNRYKKHKEQAIQQYGTLSMSMPTPRPASGYESSEDEPAPRYETQVNNRVLNMAVDDADLQLDFSPNNHAFNIHSVQYMSKDNGERSPTLSETATTARASSVNENGGTLNNMHNSQLFEPIANNSTLIRNTQTLNRRAPTAHPLNNAIGTLPRVNNNNVGSGLLATTLGRKINGGNNHKKKVTQPIMAYDEIPGLQRFFYSRASDNENVTFGKRNFTGYNYDQSPVETTTEL; translated from the exons atgcttttatttcttttgccaGCATATTTGATTGAGTCCGAACGGACTTTACTCAG TGAGATGGCGCGGTGGAGCGCGCTCCAGCATGGACGACCAACGGCTTGGCTTGTTTTCTTCAGCCTACTGCAAGTGGCGAGGGCAACGCCCG GTCCATGTGAAGTGGAAACGGGCCAGTCTAGTATTATAGTCGACATAGAAGAGAGTAGAGGCGATC AGGTGAACCAAAGCACAGTACCGGCGGAGCTGCCAATAGTAGGGGACCCAGATGTAGACGTGATACTGTCTACAGTGTTTCCCAAAGGTCCAACGTTGTTCCAACTCGATGGGAAACGGTTGCAGCTTCTACAACCGTTGGATAGGGATGCGGATAATTTGTCGCATATGGTGTTTCAG CTGGTTTGTCAAGTGAAAGCGACGAAGAAGAGACGGACGATACCAGTGATAGTAAGAGTGTCGGATATCAACGACAATGCACCAGTGTTCCAAGGGACGCCGTATGAAGCCAATGTTTCTGAG TTAATACCAATCGGCACAACGATATTCAGCGGCATCAAAGCCACAGATCTCGACGCTGGCGTCAACGGTCTTGCCGAATACTTCATAATACCAGGGGATAATGAAACGTTAGAAGAAGAAAATGCGGTCGATGGGTATGGGAGCTTCGCCATACCTCTGCCTCATCAGGGACAGGTCACCGTTAATAGGAGCTTGGATTACGAGCGCACACAGAAGTATCTAGTCACTATCCTTGCTTCT GACCGTGCCCGAGACACAAAGAGACGTCTATCCAGCACCACGACGATGACAATCAATGTtctagatgatgatgatcaggaTCCGTCATTTATCTACAAGGGATGTACCCTCCATGAAGGCGCTTGCTTTAACCCGGAGTATACTAGTTTT GTAGACAGCAGCGTCCTCGCAGGCATCCTAACAATAAAGCCTGAGAAGATCCAAGCAGTTGACATGGACACACTAGACGCTCGCATCAGATACAGCATCGAGAGCGGAGAGCCCGACTCCTGGGAAAAGTACTTCGCAATAGATGCTAATACTGGGGCTGTGAGGCAGCTTGTACCGGTCGATACTTCTATAGCTAAAAAGTTCCAGTTAGTCATAAAG GCAGAAGAAGTGACAGAAGCAAGAAGGTTTACCACAGCGAAGCTCACAATAACAGTTCGGCCGGTAGACGCGAGTCCGCCCGTCATCGAAGCTTCGTCCAATGAAGGCATGGTGGAGGAGAACTCTCCTAAAGGCACCAAAGTACTCGATGAACATGGAGATCCCATAAGATTGACTGTTTCTGATCCCGATTTG GGACCCGGAGATCCAATACCGAAATACAAGTTTGAATTGACAGCTAACTTCTTCGATATCGACAAAGATGGCTACCTGATTGTGAACGACGATAAACTCGATAGAGATCCACCCAACCCAGGCAAACTGAGATTTCAG GTAGTGGCCCGGGAATCGAACGGCGTGGCAGCATCAGATCCATACTCCTTGGCAGTACAGTTGCTGGACCAGAACGACAACGCTCCTGTCATTCCGAAGACCCAGCCGATCATTGTGCCAGCCAGTTTAGAACCTACTGCGGTTCATACG GTTGAGGCGATAGACATCGATGAGGGTGAGAACGCACGCATAACGTACAGCATATACCACGTGTCTAACAATGGCGGCAACAAGTTCACTATACACCCTAACACCGGAGTTATAT CGAGTACTGGCCGTTTACAAGCGGGCGAACAGTACAGCGTGACGGTGCGAGCGACGGACGCCCAGGGCCTCAGTTCGCAAGGGATTGTGGAACTGTCCGTAGCTCCCGGCCCTAACACGAGGCCGCCACAGTTCTCTTCGAGAGATTATTACGCGCCCGTGTCTGAAGGAGCTGCTATTAATTCTACTGTTACTACTGTTACT GCCAAAGACCCAGAAAACGAACCAGTGACATACTCCATAGCCTCGGGCAATGACCTCCGTCAGTTCGCTATTGGTTCCAACACTGGCATCATAACAGTCATCAGAAGCCTTGACAGAGAAGTTCTGACGAGATATCAActg atgGTGAGAGCAGAGGACCCGGGCAGATTGTCGAGCACAGCGACTGTCAATATCAAAGTTACTGACATCAATGATAATAATCCCAAGTTTGATGAGGATTCCTATATGTTCCATGTCAAAGAAG GTGCAGCAAACGAGTTCGTAGGCTACGTCCACGCGACTGACATAGATGACGGTATTAACGCAGTTGTCAGCTACAGCATACCGACGCATCTGCCCTTCAGCATAGACAATGGAACCGGCATGATCACTACTAACACCATGTTAGATTACGAGACTACTAGG GAGTACGCGTTCGTAGTGACAGCGACGGACGGCGCGATAGACAAGCGGCTGGGCACGGCGTCCGTCACGGTGCAGGTGGTGGACGTGCCGGACGAAGCGCCGGTCTTCGCTATAGCTGTGTATTCTGTGCACGTGCCCGAAAATGCACCTAATTACCCTGTTATCAAGGTTGAG GCCGAAGACCCAGACACGGTACCAGAAATTACGTACACAATCGTAATGGGAGATACAGAACTATTCTCAATAGACCGCAAAACCGGTATGATCCGGACACTCAAGCCTCTAGACAGGGAGATGAACGCGAGACATCAGATCATAGTGGGGACGGAGGAGAATAGTAGTGGGGGACAAGGATCTAATACTACTGTTGAAGTTTTTGTTGAT GACAAAAACGACAACGCACCAATATTCACCTCCGTAGTCCGACCCGTTACCATCGAGGATTCTTCCTCCATCGGCACTTTAGTACAAACAGTGGTAGCCATGGACAACGACGCCACTCCCCCCAACAACAGGGTGCGGTACCGCCTCGCGGGGAGGGGGAAGGCTTCGATTTACTTCCACGTGGAACCCGATACGGGGGCCGTGAGGGTACGCGATGATCTGAGGAAGGAGACTGATAGTGAATATACG GTGGACGTTCAAGCATATGATCAAGGCGAGCCCATGATGTCATCAGTTTCTAGTCTGACTGTATACGTCAGTCATTCCGCTACTGTTCCACCAGat GTCGGTCTCGGTTTCGCAGACACACTATACACAGAGCACGTGGCAGAAAACTCTCCGAACGGCACACTAATCAGAATATTGCCGCTTCTGAACAAACGCGAACATTCCCCCGACACACCGCTCAAGTGCCGCCTCACGGAGTCTTCGCAGAAAG GAGTTTTCTACGTAAAACTAACAGAAGAGAGAGACTGCGCAATCTACCTCAACACAAGTTCCTTAGACTACGAAACACTTTCAGAATACTCTTTAGAAGTCCAACTAGAGTCCATACAGGGGTTGATAAACCCTGAAAGCAGTAAGGCAACGATCAAAGTGCATGTTACTGACGCGAATGATAACGCCCCAATGTTTGTGTTCTCTGAACAAAGTAGTTTAGCTGCGGCTAAGGGCAAGTACTACGCAATCGTCACCAAAGATATGCTGTTGGGGACTAATGTTTTGCAAGTTAAA GCTAAAGACAGAGACAGTGGTGATTTCGGCAAAGTGGAATACCACAAGAACTCCTGGACGAGAGCTGCCGAAGAATACTTTAGTTTAGACACAGATACCGGTGTTATAACTAATACGAAGACGTTTGAAAATGTTCCGAAAGATGCTTTACCGTTTAAGTTCAGTGTGACGGCGAGAGACAACCCTAATTCGGCGCAGGATTATAATATTTCGAGGGCTTCGGTTGTG ATAAACCTACTCCAAAAAGAAAACCAATTAGTAGTCGAAGTAGCAGATCTAAACGCTGACACGATGCGTCGCCGATCACGAAGCCTACTCACCGCCATTGAAGAGAAGACTGGATTATACGCTGGTCTAGAGAAACTAACTTCAAGACATTATTTAGGAGAAAACGGAACGTTGGAAAGTGATGCAAAAGGCACTGATGTATGGTTGTATCTACTTGATCCAGCGACGGGGGAGATTTTGAGTAGGGAGTCGCAGCCTGTTAAGAA GGCGATAGAATCCGGCGTCCACAAGGCCGTAGCAGCCCGCCTACAAACAGCAGTTGGGTCTATCCGCGCTCCGCTGGCCGCCGCGGAGCAGGCGCGGCGCCCGCACGTGGCGGCCGCGCCGCTCGCCACTGCCCTACCCGCGGCACTCATCGCGTTAGCTGCCGTAGTGCTCGTCGCGGCTATAGCTGCTACTATTTATATTTGCGCTTCTTGGAACAG ATACAAAAAACACAAAGAACAAGCGATACAGCAATACGGTACTCTCAGTATGAGCATGCCCACCCCCCGACCGGCGTCAGGCTACGAGTCCAGTGAAGATGAACCCGCGCCCCGGTACGAAACTCAGGTAAATAACCGA GTTTTGAACATGGCAGTGGATGACGCCGACTTGCAGCTAGACTTCAGTCCAAACAACCACGCCTTTAATATACACAGTGTGCAATATATGTCTAAGGATAATG GTGAACGCAGCCCCACTctatccgaaaccgcaacaacaGCACGCGCATCGAGCGTCAACGAAAACGGGGGCACTCTCAACAACATGCACAACAGCCAACTGTTTGAGCCAATAGCCAACAACTCAACACTCATACGGAATACTCAGACGCTCAACCGCCGCGCGCCTACCGCTCACCCGCTCAACAACGCGATAGGCACGCTACCCCGCGTCAACAACAACAATGTTGGCAGCGGGTTGCTGGCAACCACGCTCGGAAGGAAAATCAATGGCGGGAACAACCATAAGAAGAAAGTAACGCAGCCTATTATGGCGTATGATGAGATACCTGGGTTGCAGAG GTTTTTCTATTCCAGGGCTTCAGACAACGAGAACGTAACCTTCGGTAAGAGAAACTTTACCGGTTACAATTACGACCAGTCACCAGTCGAAACTACCACGGAGTTATAA
- the LOC110381684 gene encoding cadherin-99C isoform X3, translating into MLLFLLPAYLIESERTLLSEMARWSALQHGRPTAWLVFFSLLQVARATPGPCEVETGQSSIIVDIEESRGDQVNQSTVPAELPIVGDPDVDVILSTVFPKGPTLFQLDGKRLQLLQPLDRDADNLSHMVFQLVCQVKATKKRRTIPVIVRVSDINDNAPVFQGTPYEANVSELIPIGTTIFSGIKATDLDAGVNGLAEYFIIPGDNETLEEENAVDGYGSFAIPLPHQGQVTVNRSLDYERTQKYLVTILASDRARDTKRRLSSTTTMTINVLDDDDQDPSFIYKGCTLHEGACFNPEYTSFVDSSVLAGILTIKPEKIQAVDMDTLDARIRYSIESGEPDSWEKYFAIDANTGAVRQLVPVDTSIAKKFQLVIKAEEVTEARRFTTAKLTITVRPVDASPPVIEASSNEGMVEENSPKGTKVLDEHGDPIRLTVSDPDLGPGDPIPKYKFELTANFFDIDKDGYLIVNDDKLDRDPPNPGKLRFQVVARESNGVAASDPYSLAVQLLDQNDNAPVIPKTQPIIVPASLEPTAVHTVEAIDIDEGENARITYSIYHVSNNGGNKFTIHPNTGVISSTGRLQAGEQYSVTVRATDAQGLSSQGIVELSVAPGPNTRPPQFSSRDYYAPVSEGAAINSTVTTVTAKDPENEPVTYSIASGNDLRQFAIGSNTGIITVIRSLDREVLTRYQLMVRAEDPGRLSSTATVNIKVTDINDNNPKFDEDSYMFHVKEGAANEFVGYVHATDIDDGINAVVSYSIPTHLPFSIDNGTGMITTNTMLDYETTREYAFVVTATDGAIDKRLGTASVTVQVVDVPDEAPVFAIAVYSVHVPENAPNYPVIKVEAEDPDTVPEITYTIVMGDTELFSIDRKTGMIRTLKPLDREMNARHQIIVGTEENSSGGQGSNTTVEVFVDDKNDNAPIFTSVVRPVTIEDSSSIGTLVQTVVAMDNDATPPNNRVRYRLAGRGKASIYFHVEPDTGAVRVRDDLRKETDSEYTVDVQAYDQGEPMMSSVSSLTVYVSHSATVPPDVGLGFADTLYTEHVAENSPNGTLIRILPLLNKREHSPDTPLKCRLTESSQKGVFYVKLTEERDCAIYLNTSSLDYETLSEYSLEVQLESIQGLINPESSKATIKVHVTDANDNAPMFVFSEQSSLAAAKGKYYAIVTKDMLLGTNVLQVKAKDRDSGDFGKVEYHKNSWTRAAEEYFSLDTDTGVITNTKTFENVPKDALPFKFSVTARDNPNSAQDYNISRASVVINLLQKENQLVVEVADLNADTMRRRSRSLLTAIEEKTGLYAGLEKLTSRHYLGENGTLESDAKGTDVWLYLLDPATGEILSRESQPVKKAIESGVHKAVAARLQTAVGSIRAPLAAAEQARRPHVAAAPLATALPAALIALAAVVLVAAIAATIYICASWNRYKKHKEQAIQQYGTLSMSMPTPRPASGYESSEDEPAPRYETQVNNRVLNMAVDDADLQLDFSPNNHAFNIHSVQYMSKDNGERSPTLSETATTARASSVNENGGTLNNMHNSQLFEPIANNSTLIRNTQTLNRRAPTAHPLNNAIGTLPRVNNNNVGSGLLATTLGRKINGGNNHKKKVTQPIMAYDEIPGLQRASDNENVTFGKRNFTGYNYDQSPVETTTEL; encoded by the exons atgcttttatttcttttgccaGCATATTTGATTGAGTCCGAACGGACTTTACTCAG TGAGATGGCGCGGTGGAGCGCGCTCCAGCATGGACGACCAACGGCTTGGCTTGTTTTCTTCAGCCTACTGCAAGTGGCGAGGGCAACGCCCG GTCCATGTGAAGTGGAAACGGGCCAGTCTAGTATTATAGTCGACATAGAAGAGAGTAGAGGCGATC AGGTGAACCAAAGCACAGTACCGGCGGAGCTGCCAATAGTAGGGGACCCAGATGTAGACGTGATACTGTCTACAGTGTTTCCCAAAGGTCCAACGTTGTTCCAACTCGATGGGAAACGGTTGCAGCTTCTACAACCGTTGGATAGGGATGCGGATAATTTGTCGCATATGGTGTTTCAG CTGGTTTGTCAAGTGAAAGCGACGAAGAAGAGACGGACGATACCAGTGATAGTAAGAGTGTCGGATATCAACGACAATGCACCAGTGTTCCAAGGGACGCCGTATGAAGCCAATGTTTCTGAG TTAATACCAATCGGCACAACGATATTCAGCGGCATCAAAGCCACAGATCTCGACGCTGGCGTCAACGGTCTTGCCGAATACTTCATAATACCAGGGGATAATGAAACGTTAGAAGAAGAAAATGCGGTCGATGGGTATGGGAGCTTCGCCATACCTCTGCCTCATCAGGGACAGGTCACCGTTAATAGGAGCTTGGATTACGAGCGCACACAGAAGTATCTAGTCACTATCCTTGCTTCT GACCGTGCCCGAGACACAAAGAGACGTCTATCCAGCACCACGACGATGACAATCAATGTtctagatgatgatgatcaggaTCCGTCATTTATCTACAAGGGATGTACCCTCCATGAAGGCGCTTGCTTTAACCCGGAGTATACTAGTTTT GTAGACAGCAGCGTCCTCGCAGGCATCCTAACAATAAAGCCTGAGAAGATCCAAGCAGTTGACATGGACACACTAGACGCTCGCATCAGATACAGCATCGAGAGCGGAGAGCCCGACTCCTGGGAAAAGTACTTCGCAATAGATGCTAATACTGGGGCTGTGAGGCAGCTTGTACCGGTCGATACTTCTATAGCTAAAAAGTTCCAGTTAGTCATAAAG GCAGAAGAAGTGACAGAAGCAAGAAGGTTTACCACAGCGAAGCTCACAATAACAGTTCGGCCGGTAGACGCGAGTCCGCCCGTCATCGAAGCTTCGTCCAATGAAGGCATGGTGGAGGAGAACTCTCCTAAAGGCACCAAAGTACTCGATGAACATGGAGATCCCATAAGATTGACTGTTTCTGATCCCGATTTG GGACCCGGAGATCCAATACCGAAATACAAGTTTGAATTGACAGCTAACTTCTTCGATATCGACAAAGATGGCTACCTGATTGTGAACGACGATAAACTCGATAGAGATCCACCCAACCCAGGCAAACTGAGATTTCAG GTAGTGGCCCGGGAATCGAACGGCGTGGCAGCATCAGATCCATACTCCTTGGCAGTACAGTTGCTGGACCAGAACGACAACGCTCCTGTCATTCCGAAGACCCAGCCGATCATTGTGCCAGCCAGTTTAGAACCTACTGCGGTTCATACG GTTGAGGCGATAGACATCGATGAGGGTGAGAACGCACGCATAACGTACAGCATATACCACGTGTCTAACAATGGCGGCAACAAGTTCACTATACACCCTAACACCGGAGTTATAT CGAGTACTGGCCGTTTACAAGCGGGCGAACAGTACAGCGTGACGGTGCGAGCGACGGACGCCCAGGGCCTCAGTTCGCAAGGGATTGTGGAACTGTCCGTAGCTCCCGGCCCTAACACGAGGCCGCCACAGTTCTCTTCGAGAGATTATTACGCGCCCGTGTCTGAAGGAGCTGCTATTAATTCTACTGTTACTACTGTTACT GCCAAAGACCCAGAAAACGAACCAGTGACATACTCCATAGCCTCGGGCAATGACCTCCGTCAGTTCGCTATTGGTTCCAACACTGGCATCATAACAGTCATCAGAAGCCTTGACAGAGAAGTTCTGACGAGATATCAActg atgGTGAGAGCAGAGGACCCGGGCAGATTGTCGAGCACAGCGACTGTCAATATCAAAGTTACTGACATCAATGATAATAATCCCAAGTTTGATGAGGATTCCTATATGTTCCATGTCAAAGAAG GTGCAGCAAACGAGTTCGTAGGCTACGTCCACGCGACTGACATAGATGACGGTATTAACGCAGTTGTCAGCTACAGCATACCGACGCATCTGCCCTTCAGCATAGACAATGGAACCGGCATGATCACTACTAACACCATGTTAGATTACGAGACTACTAGG GAGTACGCGTTCGTAGTGACAGCGACGGACGGCGCGATAGACAAGCGGCTGGGCACGGCGTCCGTCACGGTGCAGGTGGTGGACGTGCCGGACGAAGCGCCGGTCTTCGCTATAGCTGTGTATTCTGTGCACGTGCCCGAAAATGCACCTAATTACCCTGTTATCAAGGTTGAG GCCGAAGACCCAGACACGGTACCAGAAATTACGTACACAATCGTAATGGGAGATACAGAACTATTCTCAATAGACCGCAAAACCGGTATGATCCGGACACTCAAGCCTCTAGACAGGGAGATGAACGCGAGACATCAGATCATAGTGGGGACGGAGGAGAATAGTAGTGGGGGACAAGGATCTAATACTACTGTTGAAGTTTTTGTTGAT GACAAAAACGACAACGCACCAATATTCACCTCCGTAGTCCGACCCGTTACCATCGAGGATTCTTCCTCCATCGGCACTTTAGTACAAACAGTGGTAGCCATGGACAACGACGCCACTCCCCCCAACAACAGGGTGCGGTACCGCCTCGCGGGGAGGGGGAAGGCTTCGATTTACTTCCACGTGGAACCCGATACGGGGGCCGTGAGGGTACGCGATGATCTGAGGAAGGAGACTGATAGTGAATATACG GTGGACGTTCAAGCATATGATCAAGGCGAGCCCATGATGTCATCAGTTTCTAGTCTGACTGTATACGTCAGTCATTCCGCTACTGTTCCACCAGat GTCGGTCTCGGTTTCGCAGACACACTATACACAGAGCACGTGGCAGAAAACTCTCCGAACGGCACACTAATCAGAATATTGCCGCTTCTGAACAAACGCGAACATTCCCCCGACACACCGCTCAAGTGCCGCCTCACGGAGTCTTCGCAGAAAG GAGTTTTCTACGTAAAACTAACAGAAGAGAGAGACTGCGCAATCTACCTCAACACAAGTTCCTTAGACTACGAAACACTTTCAGAATACTCTTTAGAAGTCCAACTAGAGTCCATACAGGGGTTGATAAACCCTGAAAGCAGTAAGGCAACGATCAAAGTGCATGTTACTGACGCGAATGATAACGCCCCAATGTTTGTGTTCTCTGAACAAAGTAGTTTAGCTGCGGCTAAGGGCAAGTACTACGCAATCGTCACCAAAGATATGCTGTTGGGGACTAATGTTTTGCAAGTTAAA GCTAAAGACAGAGACAGTGGTGATTTCGGCAAAGTGGAATACCACAAGAACTCCTGGACGAGAGCTGCCGAAGAATACTTTAGTTTAGACACAGATACCGGTGTTATAACTAATACGAAGACGTTTGAAAATGTTCCGAAAGATGCTTTACCGTTTAAGTTCAGTGTGACGGCGAGAGACAACCCTAATTCGGCGCAGGATTATAATATTTCGAGGGCTTCGGTTGTG ATAAACCTACTCCAAAAAGAAAACCAATTAGTAGTCGAAGTAGCAGATCTAAACGCTGACACGATGCGTCGCCGATCACGAAGCCTACTCACCGCCATTGAAGAGAAGACTGGATTATACGCTGGTCTAGAGAAACTAACTTCAAGACATTATTTAGGAGAAAACGGAACGTTGGAAAGTGATGCAAAAGGCACTGATGTATGGTTGTATCTACTTGATCCAGCGACGGGGGAGATTTTGAGTAGGGAGTCGCAGCCTGTTAAGAA GGCGATAGAATCCGGCGTCCACAAGGCCGTAGCAGCCCGCCTACAAACAGCAGTTGGGTCTATCCGCGCTCCGCTGGCCGCCGCGGAGCAGGCGCGGCGCCCGCACGTGGCGGCCGCGCCGCTCGCCACTGCCCTACCCGCGGCACTCATCGCGTTAGCTGCCGTAGTGCTCGTCGCGGCTATAGCTGCTACTATTTATATTTGCGCTTCTTGGAACAG ATACAAAAAACACAAAGAACAAGCGATACAGCAATACGGTACTCTCAGTATGAGCATGCCCACCCCCCGACCGGCGTCAGGCTACGAGTCCAGTGAAGATGAACCCGCGCCCCGGTACGAAACTCAGGTAAATAACCGA GTTTTGAACATGGCAGTGGATGACGCCGACTTGCAGCTAGACTTCAGTCCAAACAACCACGCCTTTAATATACACAGTGTGCAATATATGTCTAAGGATAATG GTGAACGCAGCCCCACTctatccgaaaccgcaacaacaGCACGCGCATCGAGCGTCAACGAAAACGGGGGCACTCTCAACAACATGCACAACAGCCAACTGTTTGAGCCAATAGCCAACAACTCAACACTCATACGGAATACTCAGACGCTCAACCGCCGCGCGCCTACCGCTCACCCGCTCAACAACGCGATAGGCACGCTACCCCGCGTCAACAACAACAATGTTGGCAGCGGGTTGCTGGCAACCACGCTCGGAAGGAAAATCAATGGCGGGAACAACCATAAGAAGAAAGTAACGCAGCCTATTATGGCGTATGATGAGATACCTGGGTTGCAGAG GGCTTCAGACAACGAGAACGTAACCTTCGGTAAGAGAAACTTTACCGGTTACAATTACGACCAGTCACCAGTCGAAACTACCACGGAGTTATAA